One window of Acidobacteriota bacterium genomic DNA carries:
- a CDS encoding protein DA1 produces MRSPIAVAALCLLLLLAASAGPSRAAERCAYCGAPITGNYLEQDGRSYHRACWEEHVAPRCTICGGILNGTFLRDSWGNAYHASHRSEVPECEYCGRLISEALTHGGVRYPDGRNVCNLCRRSAVEGAGEGRKLLAEAASRIAALSIAVDVSEIRLRLIDADRMAEISGDSSRSRTGYTRYETITTVGARSTTETVTVHVLAGMPRIETLATMAHELTHVWMLRSGRLDTSPVLSEGSCNFAALTALSAYPGEEAAHVVTRMKKSKDPIYGEGLRRVARYVDRNGAAAWLALVRTRDDFPPGF; encoded by the coding sequence ATGCGCTCGCCGATCGCGGTCGCCGCGCTCTGCCTCCTCCTGCTGCTGGCCGCCTCGGCGGGTCCATCGAGGGCCGCCGAGCGGTGCGCGTACTGCGGCGCGCCGATCACCGGCAACTACCTCGAGCAGGACGGGAGGTCCTACCACCGCGCCTGCTGGGAGGAGCACGTCGCCCCGCGCTGCACCATCTGCGGCGGGATCCTCAACGGCACGTTCCTGCGCGACTCCTGGGGGAACGCCTACCACGCGTCGCACCGGTCCGAGGTCCCGGAGTGCGAGTACTGCGGCAGGCTGATCTCCGAGGCGCTCACGCACGGCGGCGTCCGGTACCCCGACGGCCGCAACGTCTGCAACCTCTGCCGGCGGAGCGCCGTGGAGGGGGCCGGCGAGGGGCGCAAGCTCCTCGCCGAGGCGGCCTCGCGCATCGCGGCGCTGTCGATCGCCGTGGACGTCTCCGAGATCCGGCTCCGGCTCATCGACGCGGATCGGATGGCCGAGATCAGCGGCGACAGCTCGCGCTCACGGACCGGCTACACGCGCTACGAGACGATCACCACGGTCGGCGCGCGATCGACGACCGAGACGGTGACGGTCCACGTCCTGGCGGGAATGCCCCGCATCGAGACCCTCGCGACGATGGCCCACGAGCTGACGCACGTGTGGATGCTGAGGTCCGGGCGCCTCGACACCTCTCCGGTGCTTTCGGAGGGGAGCTGCAACTTCGCCGCGCTGACGGCCCTCTCCGCCTATCCCGGCGAGGAGGCGGCGCACGTCGTGACGCGCATGAAAAAATCGAAGGACCCGATCTACGGGGAGGGGCTGCGGCGCGTGGCGCGCTACGTCGATCGGAACGGAGCCGCGGCGTGGCTCGCGCTCGTGCGGACGCGCGACGACTTCCCGCCGGGGTTCTGA
- a CDS encoding FecR domain-containing protein: MKRTLLALMFLSALSPAPRLLAAQVPPDPHAPPEKPERIVRASFVEGDASYQRGDADDWNDLGANTPLMTGDSVYTAKEARAEISLGRGNFARLANDTQIDLVSLTSDVTQIGVSSGHMYLQVGSSPQGSTIEIDTPNATAAITAPGTYRVTVDPRRTSFEVVRGGLSVALNGEQLDVDDNETLGLDDAEPPTYEYGRVRPSGPFDAWAAGRDERFQKAESAHHVHADVDGYEDLDEHGAWRADPTYGSVWVPAGVSPDWAPYQSGRWVWQDPYGWTWVSYESWGWAPYHYGRWVSVGGGWAWVPPPPAGFIAPTPVVMPQPVYAPALVAFVGGSHWSVGVSIGSQPNIGWVPLAPAEPYYYPWQPAPTTSVHYTNITVVNSVTVVNQNTFVTGRGDRVHYRPEQVRDVPVMGTSPTGVAPTRDSLASYPPREGRKQVAPPPEQQRPFVTRLVPPPKQTPFRDKEQTIRTTGKPVREPIAYGGDVGKPYERGTKVPEGVNARSALSAERPQKLQARGENRGRGPRPIEHDIQPMTPHSEGKPEGAPAQVKPGMPGPHEPRGGTPSTASAGGEPPAATGQPAQPPEGESTKGHGRWQKLHRTPPPQSGQPQSGQPQSGQPQTKPPAEGGQRGQTGQEGTGSAQPAKPAGPAGSAPSHQHHPSGNGPSHHAAPSGTEPPQQARPSGGEKPAQAPPADVKQKDSKEKDGNAKKPEAEKKKKKKD, translated from the coding sequence ATGAAGCGCACTCTGCTGGCGTTGATGTTCCTCTCCGCGCTGTCGCCGGCGCCCCGGCTGCTCGCGGCCCAGGTCCCTCCGGACCCGCATGCGCCTCCGGAGAAGCCCGAAAGAATCGTCCGCGCGAGCTTCGTCGAAGGAGATGCCTCTTACCAGCGCGGCGACGCGGACGACTGGAACGATCTCGGCGCGAACACGCCGCTCATGACCGGGGACTCCGTCTACACGGCGAAGGAAGCCCGAGCGGAGATCAGCCTCGGAAGGGGGAACTTCGCCCGGCTCGCCAACGACACCCAGATCGATCTCGTGAGCCTGACCTCCGACGTGACGCAGATCGGCGTGAGCTCCGGGCACATGTACCTGCAGGTGGGGTCCTCGCCGCAGGGGAGCACGATCGAGATCGACACTCCCAACGCGACCGCCGCCATCACCGCCCCCGGGACCTACAGGGTCACCGTGGATCCCCGGCGCACGAGCTTCGAGGTGGTGAGAGGGGGGCTTTCCGTCGCCCTCAACGGCGAGCAGCTCGACGTCGACGACAACGAGACGCTCGGCCTCGATGACGCCGAGCCCCCGACCTACGAGTACGGCCGCGTGCGCCCCTCGGGCCCGTTCGACGCCTGGGCCGCGGGTCGCGACGAAAGGTTCCAGAAGGCGGAGAGCGCCCATCACGTCCACGCGGACGTCGACGGCTACGAGGATCTCGACGAGCACGGCGCCTGGCGCGCCGATCCGACGTACGGCTCGGTCTGGGTTCCCGCCGGCGTCAGCCCCGACTGGGCGCCGTATCAGTCCGGCCGGTGGGTCTGGCAGGATCCGTACGGGTGGACGTGGGTCTCCTACGAATCGTGGGGATGGGCGCCGTATCACTACGGCCGATGGGTCTCGGTCGGCGGAGGCTGGGCGTGGGTGCCGCCGCCTCCCGCCGGCTTCATCGCCCCGACTCCGGTCGTGATGCCCCAGCCCGTCTACGCCCCCGCGCTCGTCGCCTTCGTCGGCGGATCCCACTGGAGCGTCGGCGTCTCGATCGGAAGCCAGCCCAACATCGGCTGGGTGCCGCTGGCCCCCGCCGAGCCGTACTACTACCCGTGGCAGCCGGCGCCGACGACAAGCGTCCACTACACCAACATCACCGTCGTGAACTCCGTGACCGTCGTGAACCAAAATACCTTCGTCACCGGCCGCGGCGATCGCGTGCACTATCGCCCCGAGCAGGTGCGCGATGTGCCGGTGATGGGGACCTCCCCCACGGGGGTCGCGCCGACCCGGGACAGCCTCGCCTCGTACCCGCCGCGCGAGGGGCGGAAGCAGGTCGCCCCTCCACCCGAGCAGCAGCGCCCGTTCGTGACGCGGCTCGTCCCGCCCCCCAAGCAGACACCCTTCAGGGACAAGGAGCAGACGATCCGGACGACCGGCAAGCCGGTCCGTGAGCCCATCGCCTACGGCGGCGATGTGGGCAAGCCCTACGAGAGGGGAACGAAGGTCCCGGAAGGGGTCAACGCGCGCTCGGCCCTCTCCGCCGAGCGGCCGCAGAAGCTCCAGGCGAGAGGAGAGAACCGGGGACGCGGCCCGCGCCCCATCGAGCACGACATCCAGCCGATGACGCCGCACTCCGAGGGGAAGCCCGAGGGGGCTCCGGCACAGGTGAAGCCGGGGATGCCGGGCCCGCATGAGCCGAGGGGGGGCACGCCATCGACGGCCTCCGCGGGCGGCGAGCCGCCGGCCGCGACGGGTCAGCCGGCCCAGCCGCCCGAGGGTGAGTCCACGAAGGGGCACGGGAGATGGCAGAAGCTCCACAGGACTCCGCCGCCTCAGTCCGGACAGCCTCAGTCGGGCCAGCCCCAGTCCGGTCAGCCTCAGACCAAACCGCCGGCCGAGGGAGGACAGCGCGGTCAGACTGGTCAGGAGGGAACCGGGTCGGCGCAGCCGGCAAAGCCCGCGGGGCCCGCGGGAAGTGCCCCGTCGCATCAGCACCATCCTTCGGGGAACGGACCCTCGCACCACGCCGCTCCTTCCGGGACGGAGCCACCGCAGCAGGCCAGACCGTCCGGGGGCGAGAAGCCGGCGCAGGCCCCGCCCGCCGACGTGAAGCAGAAGGACTCGAAGGAGAAGGACGGGAACGCGAAGAAGCCCGAGGCCGAGAAGAAAAAGAAGAAGAAGGACTGA
- a CDS encoding response regulator transcription factor — translation MTKSKRIAVAIVEDDESLRTGLAALITATTSYGLAGTFGSVEQALASLPRYPPDVLLLDIHLPGMLGSQGVRLLRERLPGMQVLMLTVFAEEDKIFESICNGACGYLLKNTAPSRLVEAIREAHEGGSPMSPEIARKVVTLFQRTHTPARDDERLTPHETRLLKLLSEGHSYQSAGEQLGVTVNTIRNYIRSIYGKLHVHSKSEAVTKALRARLIS, via the coding sequence ATGACGAAGAGCAAACGGATCGCCGTCGCGATCGTGGAGGACGACGAGTCGCTGCGAACGGGGCTCGCGGCCCTCATCACGGCCACGACCAGCTACGGGCTCGCCGGCACCTTCGGCTCCGTCGAGCAGGCGCTGGCGTCCCTCCCGCGCTATCCCCCCGACGTCCTCCTCCTCGACATCCACCTTCCTGGGATGCTCGGGTCGCAGGGGGTGAGGCTCCTGAGGGAAAGGCTTCCAGGCATGCAGGTCCTCATGCTGACGGTCTTCGCCGAGGAGGACAAGATCTTCGAGTCGATCTGCAACGGCGCCTGCGGCTACCTGCTGAAGAACACGGCCCCCTCCCGGCTCGTCGAGGCGATCCGCGAGGCGCACGAAGGGGGGTCACCGATGTCCCCCGAGATCGCGCGGAAGGTCGTGACCCTCTTCCAGCGGACCCACACCCCCGCGCGCGACGACGAGCGGCTGACCCCGCACGAGACGCGCCTCCTGAAGCTGCTCAGCGAAGGGCACAGCTACCAGTCCGCCGGCGAGCAGCTCGGCGTCACGGTGAACACCATCCGCAACTACATCCGGAGCATCTACGGGAAGCTCCACGTCCACTCGAAGTCCGAGGCGGTGACGAAGGCCCTGAGGGCGCGCCTCATCTCCTGA